A window of Paenibacillus sp. 19GGS1-52 contains these coding sequences:
- a CDS encoding YfbR-like 5'-deoxynucleotidase, with product MGIHKYFRSLNELERIIRCPGKFKFEEHSVAAHSWKVVQYAKTLADIEEKNGAIIDWKKLYEITSSHDYGEIFIGDIKTPVKHSSMQLRLLIQQVEEGMVNHFIEEHIPEEFKSIFYNQLREGKDESVEGLILEVADKMDQVYEAFAELQRGNTEKEFVVMYRNALIKIKNIDLKCVEYFLEQVLPDMVNEETISSIDIKRITEEALAL from the coding sequence ATGGGAATCCACAAGTACTTCCGGTCTCTGAACGAATTGGAAAGAATCATACGCTGTCCGGGAAAGTTCAAGTTCGAAGAGCATAGCGTGGCAGCCCACTCGTGGAAAGTAGTACAATATGCAAAGACATTGGCGGATATCGAAGAGAAAAATGGTGCAATTATAGATTGGAAGAAGCTTTATGAAATTACAAGTAGTCATGATTACGGTGAGATTTTTATTGGAGACATTAAGACTCCGGTTAAACACTCTTCCATGCAGCTGCGTTTGCTGATTCAGCAGGTTGAGGAAGGGATGGTGAATCATTTCATCGAAGAGCATATTCCCGAAGAGTTCAAAAGTATCTTTTACAATCAATTGCGTGAAGGAAAAGATGAGTCTGTGGAAGGTCTGATTCTGGAAGTCGCCGATAAAATGGATCAGGTCTACGAGGCATTTGCCGAGCTGCAGAGAGGAAACACCGAAAAAGAATTTGTGGTCATGTACCGTAATGCTTTAATAAAAATAAAGAATATCGATTTAAAATGTGTGGAGTATTTCCTGGAACAGGTTTTACCGGATATGGTAAATGAAGAAACGATTTCTTCGATTGATATTAAACGCATAACTGAAGAAGCTCTTGCTCTATAG
- a CDS encoding Rrf2 family transcriptional regulator: protein MRLTMYTDFSLRILLYLGAKERSELSTIQDISEAYHISKNHLMKVSHELGRAGFIETVRGRGGGIRLAHAPEEINIGEVIRRMEDDFHLVECFNPATNSCPISQVCGLKGVLARALHAYLNVLSEYTLQDLLLNKNELQAILQPQRIDN from the coding sequence ATGAGACTTACCATGTACACCGACTTTTCCTTGCGAATTCTACTTTATCTCGGGGCAAAAGAGCGAAGTGAACTGTCAACTATACAGGATATATCAGAGGCGTATCATATCTCCAAGAATCATTTGATGAAAGTTTCCCATGAACTCGGCAGAGCCGGGTTCATCGAAACGGTTAGGGGACGGGGAGGTGGCATCCGGCTGGCACATGCACCTGAAGAGATTAATATCGGGGAGGTCATACGCCGGATGGAAGATGATTTTCACCTCGTCGAATGCTTCAATCCTGCTACCAACAGCTGTCCGATCTCTCAAGTATGTGGACTAAAAGGGGTTCTTGCCAGAGCACTACATGCTTATTTAAATGTACTTAGTGAATATACGCTGCAAGATTTATTGTTGAATAAAAATGAGTTGCAGGCGATTCTACAGCCGCAGCGTATCGACAACTAA
- a CDS encoding creatininase family protein: protein MSVLVFRYNGNAFDRHFLPRLTTQEIKAMPKEDVLIVLPVGAIEQHGPHMPVYTDTLLGEALIAETFKHLPEDAPIWLIPSINYGKSTEHTEFPGTLTLSAQTLMMVLQDIGASVARSGFKKLLLFNTHGGNADLLGMMAREIRISTGLAVYRLDPGSVHYSDSFTDDEEKASGIHAGDVETSLVMAVCPEWVHPELALREMPRFPQSTSFSFRSKSFAWVMKDISLSGIAGDATKASPERGEAMLNKAGPLLAEALLEIAAFDMESLKE from the coding sequence GTGAGTGTTTTGGTATTCAGATATAACGGAAATGCTTTTGATCGCCATTTTCTACCAAGACTGACGACTCAGGAAATTAAAGCGATGCCGAAGGAGGATGTGCTAATTGTCCTTCCTGTAGGTGCCATTGAGCAGCATGGACCTCATATGCCTGTCTACACGGATACTCTACTGGGGGAGGCATTGATCGCGGAAACATTCAAGCACCTTCCCGAGGATGCCCCCATCTGGCTGATTCCTTCTATTAATTATGGTAAAAGTACCGAACACACAGAATTTCCAGGCACGTTAACATTGTCAGCCCAGACTTTAATGATGGTGCTTCAGGATATCGGCGCATCCGTCGCCAGAAGCGGATTTAAGAAGCTGCTGCTGTTCAATACCCATGGCGGAAACGCTGACCTACTCGGCATGATGGCGAGGGAGATCCGTATCTCAACTGGACTTGCCGTGTATCGTCTTGATCCGGGCTCGGTCCATTACAGCGATTCATTTACAGACGACGAAGAGAAGGCAAGCGGCATTCACGCGGGAGATGTGGAAACTTCCCTAGTTATGGCAGTCTGCCCGGAATGGGTTCACCCTGAACTGGCTCTACGGGAGATGCCGAGGTTTCCTCAGTCGACTTCATTCTCCTTCCGTTCCAAATCTTTTGCTTGGGTGATGAAAGATATCTCTCTCAGCGGAATCGCCGGCGATGCAACCAAAGCGAGCCCTGAGCGGGGAGAGGCAATGCTGAACAAGGCGGGCCCCCTTCTGGCTGAAGCTCTGCTGGAGATTGCCGCATTCGACATGGAATCTTTGAAGGAATAA
- a CDS encoding polysaccharide deacetylase family protein, with protein MKLQFNLFPGGMSKALTMSYDDGQHYDIRLAEIFDKYGIKGTFHLNSSTLNAPGFLTGKEVERIFKNHEVSAHSVTHPHLERLPLPMVVDELLEDRKRLEPLVDYPIRGMSYPFGTYSPAIIAPLQSAGIEYSRTVASTYQFDLPLHFMEWHPTCHHSEDIHNIWERFVLQGPSQKLNLCYIWGHSFEFERQNNWELIETFCQKAGGHSNIWYATNIEIYDYVTALHSLKISADHSVIRNNSAIDVWVSIEDKPVHIKGGTTHYARPSQ; from the coding sequence ATGAAACTGCAATTCAACCTTTTTCCAGGCGGAATGTCCAAAGCACTCACGATGAGCTATGATGACGGACAACATTACGATATCCGACTAGCTGAGATTTTTGACAAGTATGGAATCAAAGGTACCTTCCATCTGAATAGTTCAACGCTGAATGCCCCAGGATTCTTAACGGGGAAGGAAGTAGAGCGTATTTTCAAAAATCACGAAGTGTCCGCTCATTCCGTTACCCATCCGCATTTGGAAAGACTGCCGTTGCCAATGGTTGTCGATGAACTGCTTGAAGACCGTAAACGGCTGGAGCCTTTAGTTGATTATCCAATCCGCGGGATGTCCTATCCTTTTGGAACCTATTCGCCAGCCATTATCGCTCCACTTCAATCCGCAGGGATCGAGTATAGTCGTACCGTCGCCTCTACTTATCAATTTGACCTTCCGCTCCATTTTATGGAATGGCATCCTACCTGCCATCACAGTGAGGATATTCATAATATCTGGGAACGCTTTGTGCTGCAAGGGCCCTCACAGAAACTGAACCTCTGCTATATTTGGGGCCATAGCTTTGAGTTCGAGCGGCAGAATAATTGGGAACTGATCGAAACTTTTTGTCAGAAAGCCGGGGGACACTCGAATATCTGGTATGCGACTAATATTGAGATCTATGATTACGTCACCGCGCTGCATTCCTTGAAGATTAGCGCTGACCATTCCGTGATCCGCAACAACTCGGCTATAGATGTATGGGTTTCCATTGAAGACAAACCAGTTCACATTAAAGGTGGCACCACACATTACGCTCGTCCTTCACAATAG
- a CDS encoding aldo/keto reductase has product MNYRQLGNTELKVSEVSFGTWAIGGDWGTSRDEDGLKGLALAMEQGVNFFDTADVYGSGHAEELLAKATKGKADSIHIATKFCRFGDIHDPKNYTEQKVREYCEQSLKRLQRERIDLYQIHCPPIEIMRDGSIFTVLDKLKQEGKIRHYGVSVETIEEGLLCMKSPGVKALQVIFNLFRQQPAEVLLPQAQANGVGILVRLPLASGLLTGKFKENSTFQANDHRNFNANGEQFNVGETFAGLPFVKGVELARDLEWIADERDNMARASMRWILDHPAVTCVIPGFKNEAQVEDNLATLNVPTFTAEEMDRLSAFYKNQVAPFIRGGI; this is encoded by the coding sequence ATGAACTATCGTCAATTGGGCAATACCGAGTTAAAGGTAAGTGAAGTCAGCTTTGGCACATGGGCCATTGGTGGTGATTGGGGAACTAGTCGGGATGAGGACGGATTAAAAGGGCTTGCTCTTGCTATGGAGCAGGGTGTCAATTTCTTTGATACTGCGGATGTATACGGCTCTGGTCATGCTGAGGAACTGCTTGCCAAAGCTACTAAAGGTAAAGCGGACAGCATACATATTGCCACTAAATTTTGCCGTTTCGGCGACATTCATGATCCTAAGAACTATACAGAGCAAAAGGTAAGGGAATATTGCGAACAAAGTTTGAAACGCTTACAAAGAGAACGAATTGATCTGTATCAAATTCACTGCCCACCTATAGAGATAATGCGGGATGGAAGCATCTTCACCGTGCTGGATAAATTAAAGCAGGAAGGCAAGATCCGCCATTACGGCGTAAGTGTGGAGACGATAGAAGAAGGCTTGTTATGCATGAAGTCTCCAGGGGTGAAGGCGCTCCAAGTAATCTTCAACCTTTTCCGTCAACAACCAGCGGAGGTGCTGTTGCCTCAGGCACAGGCTAATGGGGTGGGCATACTCGTTCGTCTACCTCTGGCCAGCGGATTATTGACAGGTAAATTCAAGGAAAACAGCACGTTTCAGGCCAACGATCATCGAAACTTTAACGCAAATGGTGAACAATTCAATGTGGGAGAGACCTTTGCCGGACTACCCTTCGTTAAAGGTGTGGAACTGGCTCGAGATTTGGAGTGGATTGCGGATGAACGCGACAATATGGCGAGAGCCTCGATGCGCTGGATACTTGATCATCCTGCAGTTACTTGTGTAATTCCTGGATTTAAGAATGAAGCGCAGGTAGAGGATAACCTCGCAACACTGAATGTACCTACTTTTACAGCGGAAGAAATGGACCGCTTGAGCGCTTTTTACAAGAATCAGGTTGCTCCATTTATCCGCGGCGGAATATAA
- a CDS encoding ABC transporter ATP-binding protein: protein MQQHMEVTAVRKERVRMGQLSKVYPDGTVAVKDVNLTINEGEFLSFVGPSGCGKSTIFKMITGLSGPTGGTLEVMGTTPKQARKQSDTAFVFQDHTLLPWSSVIDNVSLPLALRGVSRKERQLEAERVLELVGLKDYMKSMPRQLSGGMKMRASIARALISKPKLLLMDEPFGALDEITRQTLQLELLDLWSQDQEMTVLFVTHNVFEAVFLSTRIAVMTPRPGKVAAVIDVPVPFPRSESFRTTPEFGQIVRTVSDALKH from the coding sequence ATGCAACAGCATATGGAAGTGACTGCGGTAAGAAAAGAAAGGGTGCGAATGGGGCAATTGTCCAAAGTGTATCCCGACGGAACCGTCGCTGTTAAGGACGTGAATCTCACCATTAACGAAGGCGAGTTCCTCAGCTTTGTCGGCCCTTCTGGCTGCGGCAAATCGACGATCTTCAAGATGATCACCGGCTTGTCTGGACCAACGGGAGGAACACTTGAGGTTATGGGAACCACTCCCAAGCAGGCCCGCAAGCAGAGTGATACAGCCTTTGTCTTTCAGGACCATACGTTATTGCCCTGGAGCTCCGTTATTGACAATGTGTCCCTTCCGTTGGCGTTACGCGGTGTATCCCGTAAAGAGCGTCAGTTGGAAGCGGAACGCGTACTTGAGTTAGTAGGACTGAAGGATTATATGAAATCCATGCCCAGACAGCTGTCTGGGGGAATGAAGATGAGGGCCTCAATTGCCAGAGCACTCATATCCAAGCCTAAGCTGCTTCTAATGGACGAACCATTTGGAGCGCTGGACGAGATTACGAGGCAGACACTTCAGCTTGAGCTGCTCGACCTCTGGAGCCAAGATCAGGAAATGACCGTATTGTTCGTCACGCATAATGTTTTCGAAGCCGTATTTTTGTCTACACGAATTGCTGTCATGACGCCTAGACCTGGAAAGGTAGCCGCAGTAATTGACGTGCCTGTCCCGTTTCCACGGAGCGAATCTTTCCGAACCACCCCGGAATTTGGGCAGATTGTCCGTACCGTTTCAGATGCGTTGAAGCACTGA
- a CDS encoding FAD-binding oxidoreductase yields MTVGWIQELTELVGIEELLLGFDQRDKLSKDYYWYSPVLEPLLRDKRADAIVIPETEEQVPLVLGFAYRHGIPITTRGSGTGNYGQSVPLEGGIVLDLSRLNIVQEVTDEYARVQAGVRLGALEKLLREQDKELRIYPSTFMKASVGGFVCGGSGGIGSITWGNLWDGNVLEAVVYTMEETPRRLVVSGPDLVAYIHNYGTNGILTELKIPISTKVAWRQTVVQFDDFEAAFRFSHAVAMDDSIRKRLVTPVEWPIPSFFKPIVKHLEPGASACLLETEEGTEQALAAHAAAVGGRIGYVIPSDLYHTTIGLSDFTWNHTTLWALKTDPSLTYLQAGFHPVDFPGQIRQIKAEFGDEVLMHLEFMRSAGVIVPAALPIIRYTTHERLYEIIAFFLSIGVGINDPHTWRLEMGGRGQMDAMLAAKRANDPHSLLNPGKLQIPAVQETIKE; encoded by the coding sequence ATGACAGTTGGATGGATACAGGAATTGACGGAATTAGTCGGGATAGAAGAGCTGCTCCTCGGTTTCGATCAGCGTGATAAACTCTCGAAGGATTATTATTGGTATTCTCCCGTCCTAGAGCCGCTGCTCAGGGACAAGAGAGCTGATGCTATCGTCATTCCGGAGACAGAGGAACAGGTTCCTTTAGTACTCGGATTCGCATACCGCCACGGAATTCCGATCACGACGCGTGGATCGGGAACTGGAAATTATGGTCAGTCGGTACCCCTGGAAGGTGGTATTGTGCTGGATCTCAGCCGACTAAATATCGTACAGGAAGTGACGGACGAATACGCCCGAGTTCAGGCAGGTGTTCGGCTAGGGGCATTGGAGAAGCTTCTTCGTGAGCAAGACAAAGAGTTGCGGATTTATCCAAGTACATTCATGAAGGCGTCGGTAGGCGGCTTTGTCTGCGGTGGCTCCGGTGGTATCGGCTCCATCACCTGGGGGAACCTGTGGGACGGAAACGTGCTCGAGGCTGTCGTGTACACGATGGAGGAGACTCCCCGAAGACTTGTTGTCAGTGGGCCGGATCTGGTCGCATACATTCATAATTACGGAACCAACGGCATCCTGACGGAACTGAAGATTCCCATCTCAACGAAGGTAGCCTGGAGACAGACGGTTGTGCAATTTGACGATTTCGAAGCGGCTTTCCGTTTCTCTCATGCAGTAGCCATGGACGACTCCATCCGAAAGCGTTTGGTCACGCCCGTTGAATGGCCAATACCTTCATTCTTCAAACCGATTGTGAAGCACCTTGAGCCAGGTGCGAGCGCATGCTTACTAGAGACTGAGGAAGGCACCGAGCAGGCGCTTGCAGCCCATGCCGCAGCGGTAGGCGGACGAATCGGCTATGTCATCCCCTCTGATCTATATCATACCACCATTGGTCTATCTGATTTCACATGGAACCATACCACCCTCTGGGCTCTAAAGACAGACCCATCGCTCACCTATCTCCAGGCGGGCTTCCATCCGGTTGATTTCCCCGGGCAAATCAGACAGATCAAGGCTGAATTTGGTGATGAAGTTCTTATGCACCTCGAATTCATGCGTTCGGCGGGCGTAATTGTCCCAGCCGCGCTGCCTATCATCCGCTATACGACTCATGAGCGGTTATATGAGATTATCGCGTTCTTCCTATCTATTGGCGTCGGAATCAACGATCCTCATACTTGGAGACTCGAAATGGGTGGACGAGGACAAATGGATGCCATGCTTGCAGCCAAGCGAGCGAACGACCCACATTCACTGCTTAATCCAGGCAAGCTGCAGATTCCCGCTGTACAGGAAACGATAAAGGAGTGA
- a CDS encoding TOBE domain-containing protein, with the protein MKISARNQFEGKVISIEEGQVNAKVVVETAGQTLTSIISMEALRDLELKEGSSVTAVIKASSVLLMA; encoded by the coding sequence ATGAAGATCAGTGCCAGAAATCAGTTCGAAGGTAAGGTTATTTCCATTGAAGAGGGACAGGTTAATGCGAAGGTTGTTGTGGAAACTGCTGGTCAGACGTTAACCTCTATTATTTCTATGGAGGCATTACGCGATTTGGAGTTGAAAGAAGGCTCTAGCGTTACTGCTGTAATTAAGGCCTCTTCCGTTCTATTAATGGCGTAG
- a CDS encoding MarR family transcriptional regulator, with translation MNKEEQVLMGFRDVFNKLVWLNKDKMEDSLKGYKPSEVHCIEYIERNVDSNVTKLAETFYMTRGAISKMTKKLMEKGLVESYQKPDNKKEIYFRLTEQGKVIYKIHEELHKEFQERDKAVFEQVTVEQYDSMLSFMEKYNKHLDAEIKKLGMDIKSE, from the coding sequence ATGAACAAAGAAGAACAGGTCTTAATGGGTTTCAGAGACGTATTTAACAAGTTGGTTTGGCTTAATAAGGATAAGATGGAAGACAGCCTTAAGGGTTATAAGCCTTCTGAAGTCCATTGCATCGAATACATTGAAAGAAATGTAGATTCCAATGTGACAAAACTTGCGGAGACCTTTTATATGACTCGCGGTGCGATAAGTAAAATGACTAAGAAGCTCATGGAAAAAGGCCTTGTAGAAAGTTACCAGAAGCCGGACAACAAGAAAGAAATCTATTTTAGACTTACTGAGCAAGGGAAAGTAATTTATAAAATCCATGAGGAGCTGCACAAAGAGTTTCAAGAGCGGGATAAAGCCGTATTCGAGCAAGTAACCGTGGAACAATATGACAGTATGCTTAGCTTCATGGAGAAGTATAATAAGCATTTGGATGCAGAAATAAAGAAACTGGGTATGGATATAAAGTCGGAATAA
- a CDS encoding alkaline phosphatase family protein, with translation MTTSRKLLLGVLLSFLVLFSGHSVLALKQAELLENPSPIQNVQDLTLMPLLTSNYTSNTFVQVAKGLPVKTVDHIVVVVEENHSYKKIVGSSKAPYMQSLIKQGALFTKAYAVTHPSQPNYLALFSGSTQNVTDDSCKGPFSGGNLASELKKAGLTFTGYSENLPKTGYTGCSTNVYARKHNPWAQFSNVPTTWNRPLTDFPKDFSKLPTVSFVIPNVKDDMHDGTIEEADTWLKKYLGGYAAWAQEHNSLLIVTWDEDDFTKENRIPVIFVGQMIKPGTYSDKITHYRVLRTIEDLYHLSPLGHSSEAKAITSVWK, from the coding sequence TTGACAACAAGTAGAAAGTTACTGTTAGGCGTACTCTTATCATTTTTGGTCCTTTTCAGCGGCCATTCCGTTCTAGCTTTGAAGCAAGCAGAGTTGTTAGAGAATCCATCGCCTATTCAAAATGTGCAGGATCTTACGCTCATGCCCTTACTGACGTCCAACTATACATCCAACACTTTCGTTCAGGTGGCAAAAGGATTACCCGTCAAGACTGTGGATCATATCGTGGTCGTGGTTGAGGAGAATCATTCCTATAAGAAAATTGTTGGAAGCTCCAAAGCTCCCTATATGCAGTCCCTGATCAAGCAAGGAGCTTTATTTACCAAAGCTTATGCAGTGACACATCCCAGTCAGCCGAATTACTTGGCTTTATTCTCGGGTTCCACTCAGAATGTAACCGACGATTCCTGCAAAGGTCCTTTTTCCGGGGGGAATCTGGCTAGCGAACTGAAAAAAGCAGGGCTCACATTCACCGGATACTCGGAGAACCTGCCGAAGACCGGCTATACAGGCTGCTCAACCAACGTCTACGCAAGAAAGCATAACCCGTGGGCTCAGTTTAGTAATGTTCCAACAACGTGGAATCGTCCGTTGACGGATTTCCCCAAGGATTTTTCCAAACTGCCAACCGTTTCTTTTGTAATTCCGAATGTAAAGGATGATATGCATGATGGAACCATTGAAGAAGCAGATACATGGCTGAAAAAATATTTGGGTGGTTACGCTGCTTGGGCGCAAGAACATAACAGTTTGCTGATTGTCACCTGGGACGAAGACGATTTCACCAAAGAAAACAGAATCCCTGTAATATTTGTAGGGCAAATGATTAAGCCAGGAACCTATTCCGACAAGATCACACATTACCGTGTACTGCGAACTATTGAAGATCTATACCACTTGAGCCCCTTGGGTCATAGTTCAGAAGCAAAGGCAATTACTTCAGTTTGGAAGTGA
- the hmpA gene encoding NO-inducible flavohemoprotein, producing MLSQEKRDIVKSTAPVLAEHGTTITKVFYQNLFNAHPELLNIFNHANQAQGRQQAALANAIYAAAVHIDNLENILPAVVQIANKHVSLGIKPEHYPIVGEFLLKAIKEVLGDAATDEILNAWEEAYGVIADAFIGVEANMYKEAREQENGWNFFKPFTVVLKKQESDIITSFYLKPADGSNVPDFKPGQYISLRVSIPGEQYTMIRQYSLSQATRSDEFRISVKREADNDPNGVVSVFLHKQIHEGDTVEVSAPAGEFLLDVTKTTPVAFISAGVGITPMMSMLETVATTTPDRPTVFLHAARNEALAAFRDDVEKHAANMNNAKYKTFYSSEPNGIITREVLETYVDTTGDAYVCGPVSFMEAMIRELRTLGMTEGQIHYEFFGPAMQLDNN from the coding sequence ATATTATCCCAAGAAAAACGAGATATCGTCAAATCAACCGCACCTGTCTTAGCGGAGCATGGCACAACTATTACAAAAGTGTTCTACCAGAATTTGTTTAACGCTCATCCAGAACTACTCAATATATTTAATCATGCCAACCAGGCACAAGGCCGCCAGCAAGCCGCACTAGCGAATGCAATATACGCAGCGGCTGTCCATATTGATAACCTAGAGAACATTTTACCTGCAGTTGTCCAGATCGCAAATAAGCATGTCAGCCTGGGGATCAAGCCGGAGCATTACCCGATCGTCGGCGAATTTTTACTGAAAGCGATCAAGGAAGTGTTAGGTGATGCTGCAACAGATGAAATTCTTAATGCATGGGAAGAAGCCTACGGCGTTATTGCCGATGCCTTTATCGGCGTCGAAGCAAATATGTACAAAGAAGCGCGGGAACAAGAAAATGGCTGGAACTTCTTCAAACCATTTACCGTTGTATTGAAGAAACAGGAAAGTGACATTATTACCTCATTCTACTTGAAACCGGCAGATGGGTCCAACGTACCAGATTTCAAACCTGGTCAATACATTTCCCTTCGCGTTTCAATTCCAGGTGAGCAATATACAATGATTCGCCAGTACAGCCTGTCACAGGCAACAAGATCGGACGAATTCCGGATCTCCGTGAAACGCGAAGCCGACAATGATCCGAATGGCGTCGTCTCTGTGTTTCTTCATAAGCAGATCCATGAGGGAGACACTGTTGAAGTGAGCGCCCCTGCCGGTGAATTTTTGCTTGATGTAACAAAAACAACACCAGTAGCCTTTATCTCAGCTGGTGTCGGAATCACGCCCATGATGAGCATGCTCGAAACAGTAGCGACCACAACGCCGGACCGGCCAACTGTTTTCCTACACGCTGCGCGGAATGAAGCGCTCGCCGCTTTTCGTGATGATGTTGAAAAGCATGCTGCGAACATGAATAATGCGAAGTACAAAACATTCTATTCGAGTGAACCTAATGGCATTATCACACGTGAAGTGCTGGAAACCTATGTCGATACCACCGGTGATGCCTATGTATGCGGACCCGTTTCTTTTATGGAAGCTATGATTCGCGAATTGCGAACCCTGGGAATGACTGAAGGGCAAATTCACTATGAGTTCTTCGGTCCAGCCATGCAATTAGATAACAACTAA
- a CDS encoding ABC transporter permease — MRKEVIAADPGIYSLSETNPRVASERKAYKFGWSWWKTLLPPIIAFVIFVGGWELFCRLADIKPYLLPKPSDIVLAASENAANLWVSVWTTIIESVIGFLLSVVLGVGFAIILASSKLVERSIYPYAIIMQTIPIVAIAPIIVIWFGAGVNAIVIIAFLIGFFPMLSNTLIGLNSTDHNMKNLFYLYNASPFQTMFRLRLPSALPYIVAGLKISCTLAVIGAIVGEYIAGIGGGQGGLGYAITVAASRLRTPYLFACGFSASLLGITFFLLVNAFSKWMLSSWHESEMKSSEG, encoded by the coding sequence ATGAGGAAAGAAGTTATTGCCGCAGACCCTGGTATTTACTCTCTATCGGAGACAAACCCGAGAGTCGCGTCGGAGAGGAAAGCATATAAATTCGGGTGGTCATGGTGGAAAACGCTGCTTCCTCCCATCATAGCGTTCGTTATATTTGTTGGAGGGTGGGAACTGTTCTGCCGACTGGCTGACATAAAGCCTTATTTGCTGCCCAAGCCGTCCGACATCGTTCTGGCTGCATCGGAGAACGCTGCGAATCTGTGGGTATCGGTATGGACGACGATCATCGAATCGGTAATCGGCTTTCTGCTAAGTGTCGTGTTAGGCGTTGGCTTTGCGATCATTCTGGCAAGTTCCAAGCTTGTCGAGAGAAGCATCTACCCGTATGCCATTATTATGCAAACGATTCCGATCGTTGCCATCGCACCGATCATCGTTATCTGGTTTGGTGCTGGAGTCAATGCAATCGTCATTATCGCGTTCTTAATCGGATTTTTCCCCATGCTGTCCAATACACTGATCGGACTTAACTCAACCGATCACAATATGAAGAACCTGTTCTACCTGTATAACGCTTCGCCATTTCAAACCATGTTCCGGCTGCGTTTACCGTCTGCACTGCCCTACATTGTTGCCGGACTCAAGATTTCCTGTACTCTTGCTGTCATCGGAGCCATCGTAGGCGAATATATCGCTGGCATCGGAGGAGGGCAGGGGGGCTTAGGTTATGCAATCACTGTCGCCGCCTCCCGTCTCCGAACCCCATATTTGTTCGCCTGCGGATTTTCGGCATCTTTGCTCGGTATTACTTTTTTCCTTCTGGTCAACGCGTTCTCCAAGTGGATGCTCAGCTCTTGGCATGAATCTGAGATGAAATCGTCGGAAGGATAG